A single Candidatus Deferrimicrobiaceae bacterium DNA region contains:
- the rfbD gene encoding dTDP-4-dehydrorhamnose reductase, with product MKTRILVTGAHGLLGSEIVPVFANEFDVVPIDLAHCDITVAPEVEKVFRDVRPAIAIHCAAYTAVDRAEHEREKAFLVNEHGTRNVADACARADCLLVTYSTDYVFDGLAGRAYREDDATRPLSAYGESKLAAEKACVESGANFLAIRTQWLYGAHGKNFIFAILDRAGKGEPLRVVNDQTGCPTWARDLAGATRHLIDAGARGIVHFSNAGQTTWFDFARLIVGEGIPGPVEISSVTTASLSLAASRPTFSPLDKGHYHALTGRTPRPWDVAAREFIRGCRSNKS from the coding sequence ATGAAGACTCGCATCCTCGTGACGGGCGCTCACGGGCTTCTCGGTTCGGAGATCGTTCCCGTGTTCGCGAACGAATTCGACGTGGTCCCGATCGATCTCGCGCATTGCGACATCACAGTCGCGCCGGAGGTCGAAAAGGTCTTCCGGGATGTCCGGCCGGCCATTGCGATCCATTGCGCGGCCTACACGGCCGTCGATCGGGCAGAGCACGAACGCGAGAAGGCGTTCCTCGTCAACGAGCACGGCACCCGCAACGTGGCCGATGCGTGCGCACGCGCCGATTGCCTGCTCGTCACTTACAGCACGGATTACGTGTTCGACGGCCTCGCGGGGCGCGCTTATCGCGAGGACGATGCCACCCGGCCCCTGTCGGCCTACGGCGAGAGCAAGCTGGCGGCCGAGAAGGCCTGTGTCGAGTCGGGGGCGAATTTTCTCGCGATCCGCACGCAGTGGCTTTATGGCGCCCACGGGAAGAACTTCATCTTTGCCATCCTTGACCGTGCCGGGAAAGGGGAGCCGCTGCGGGTCGTGAACGACCAGACCGGCTGCCCGACCTGGGCGCGAGACCTGGCCGGGGCGACGCGCCACCTGATCGATGCCGGCGCCAGAGGCATCGTCCATTTCTCCAATGCGGGGCAGACCACCTGGTTCGATTTCGCGCGGCTGATCGTCGGGGAGGGGATTCCCGGACCGGTCGAGATCAGTTCCGTGACGACCGCGAGCCTCTCGCTGGCCGCCTCACGCCCGACATTCTCACCGCTCGACAAGGGCCACTATCACGCCCTGACCGGAAGAACGCCCCGTCCGTGGGACGTGGCAGCGCGCGAATTCATCCGCGGTTGTCGATCCAACAAATCTTGA
- a CDS encoding NAD-dependent epimerase/dehydratase family protein, producing MRILVTGGAGFIGSHVADAYLAEGHDVMVLDNLSTGKQENVPAGAKFVLGDICSDVAEEAIRTFRPEILNHHAAQMDVRRSVADPIFDAQVNLLGLLRLLEASRRSGVRKVVFASSGGAGYGEQDYFPADEKHPIRPVSPYGVAKMATEMYLHYYRVQYGLDYTALRYANVYGPRQNSHGEAGVVAIFALRLLQGQLAVINGDGTQTRDFVYVRDIVRANLIALEKGSGLGINIGTGIETDINGIFRQLRELTGSRQKEIHGDGAAGEQRRSVLENRLAFDELGWYPEKSLEEGLAETVAFFRDKNQNPDQW from the coding sequence ATGCGGATTCTGGTCACCGGCGGCGCCGGATTCATCGGCTCGCACGTCGCGGATGCTTATCTTGCCGAAGGGCACGACGTCATGGTGCTCGACAACCTTTCGACAGGGAAGCAGGAGAACGTGCCCGCCGGGGCGAAATTCGTCCTCGGCGACATCTGTTCGGATGTCGCCGAGGAGGCGATCCGGACATTCCGCCCCGAGATCCTCAACCACCACGCCGCACAGATGGACGTCCGTCGTTCCGTCGCCGATCCCATATTCGATGCCCAGGTGAACCTTCTGGGATTGCTCCGCCTCCTCGAGGCGTCGCGCCGATCCGGGGTGCGGAAGGTCGTCTTCGCTTCCTCGGGAGGGGCGGGGTACGGGGAGCAGGATTATTTCCCGGCGGACGAGAAGCATCCGATCCGCCCGGTCAGCCCCTACGGCGTCGCCAAGATGGCGACCGAAATGTATTTGCATTATTACCGGGTGCAATACGGGCTCGATTACACGGCGCTCCGGTACGCAAATGTCTACGGCCCCCGGCAGAATTCCCACGGGGAGGCGGGCGTCGTCGCGATCTTTGCGTTGCGGCTTCTCCAGGGGCAGCTCGCCGTCATCAACGGCGATGGCACGCAGACGCGCGATTTCGTCTACGTGAGAGACATCGTCCGCGCAAACCTGATCGCGCTCGAGAAAGGCAGCGGGCTCGGGATCAACATCGGGACGGGGATCGAAACCGACATCAACGGGATCTTCCGGCAGCTTCGGGAACTGACCGGAAGCCGCCAGAAGGAGATCCACGGCGACGGCGCGGCTGGTGAGCAGCGGCGCTCGGTTCTCGAAAACAGGTTGGCGTTCGATGAGCTCGGATGGTATCCTGAAAAATCACTCGAAGAAGGGCTTGCAGAGACAGTGGCCTTCTTCCGCGACAAAAATCAAAACCCCGATCAGTGGTAG
- the lepA gene encoding translation elongation factor 4, whose protein sequence is MRIENIRNFSIIAHIDHGKSTLADRLLEITGTLTDREKVDQFLDKMDIERERGITIKAQTVRMSYKAKDGKSYILNLIDTPGHVDFSYEVSRSLSACEGAVLVVDASQGVEAQTLANVYMALDLNLEIIPVLNKIDLPNAEPDRVKKEVEDVIGLDTSEMIAASAKKGTGVPEILEEIVKKIPPPIGDPAAPTKALIIDSWFDNYAGVVILVRMIDGSLTPGQKILSMQTGNINEVQKVGVFCPHPAEVASLGPGEVGFLIANIKELRETKVGDTITDARRPATVAMHGFKEVRPMVFAGVYPISSENYPQLRTAIEKLQLNDASLTAEPETSVALGFGFRCGFLGLLHMEIVQERLEREYGVELITTAPTVGYHAILRDGSVQEVDSPARLPDPIALDHIEEPFILATIHMPSEYLGSVLKLCEDRRGIQRQLKFASPTRVILEYELPLNEVVLDFYDRLKTASRGYASMDYELIDFRRSDLVRLDLLLNNEQVDALSLIVHRDAAYVKGRDVAERLRALIPRQMFEVIIQATIGSKVIARETVKAIRKNVLAKCYGGDITRKRKLLEKQKEGKKRMKQVGSVEIPQEAFLSILKVKD, encoded by the coding sequence ATGCGCATAGAGAACATCCGCAATTTTTCCATCATCGCCCATATCGACCACGGGAAATCCACGCTCGCCGACAGGCTGCTCGAGATCACGGGTACGCTGACCGATCGCGAAAAGGTCGACCAGTTCCTCGACAAAATGGACATCGAGCGCGAGCGGGGCATCACGATCAAGGCGCAGACCGTCCGCATGTCCTACAAGGCGAAGGACGGGAAGAGCTACATCCTCAACCTGATCGATACTCCCGGACACGTCGACTTCTCCTACGAAGTATCCCGCAGCCTTTCCGCGTGCGAAGGGGCGGTGCTCGTCGTCGACGCATCCCAGGGGGTCGAAGCGCAGACGCTGGCCAACGTCTACATGGCTCTCGATCTCAACCTCGAGATCATCCCGGTCCTCAACAAGATCGATCTGCCAAATGCCGAACCCGACCGCGTCAAGAAAGAGGTCGAGGATGTGATCGGCCTCGACACCAGCGAGATGATTGCGGCCAGCGCCAAGAAGGGCACGGGCGTTCCCGAGATTCTCGAGGAAATCGTCAAGAAGATCCCTCCGCCGATCGGTGATCCCGCGGCTCCCACGAAAGCGCTGATCATCGACTCGTGGTTCGATAACTACGCCGGCGTCGTCATCCTCGTCCGGATGATCGACGGCTCGCTGACGCCGGGTCAAAAAATCCTCTCGATGCAGACCGGCAACATCAACGAGGTCCAGAAAGTGGGCGTCTTCTGCCCGCATCCGGCCGAAGTCGCCTCGCTGGGCCCCGGCGAGGTCGGCTTCCTGATCGCCAACATCAAGGAACTTCGCGAGACGAAGGTCGGCGACACCATCACCGATGCCCGGCGTCCCGCGACTGTTGCCATGCACGGATTCAAGGAAGTCCGCCCGATGGTGTTCGCGGGCGTTTACCCCATCTCCTCCGAGAATTATCCGCAGCTCCGCACCGCGATCGAAAAGCTTCAGCTCAACGACGCATCGCTTACTGCCGAGCCCGAGACCTCGGTCGCGCTGGGCTTCGGCTTCCGCTGCGGTTTTCTCGGTCTGCTCCACATGGAGATCGTGCAGGAACGGCTCGAGCGCGAATATGGCGTCGAACTCATCACGACGGCGCCGACCGTCGGGTATCACGCAATCCTGCGGGACGGCTCGGTCCAGGAAGTCGACAGCCCGGCCCGGCTCCCCGACCCGATCGCCCTCGATCACATCGAAGAGCCGTTCATCCTCGCCACCATCCACATGCCCTCCGAATATCTCGGGAGCGTGCTCAAGCTTTGCGAAGATCGGCGCGGCATCCAGCGGCAGCTCAAGTTCGCTTCCCCGACGCGCGTCATCCTCGAGTACGAGCTGCCGCTCAACGAAGTCGTCCTCGATTTCTACGACCGCCTCAAGACCGCTTCGCGCGGCTATGCCTCGATGGACTACGAGCTGATCGATTTTCGCCGGTCCGATCTCGTCAGGCTCGACCTGCTCCTCAATAACGAGCAGGTCGACGCATTGTCGCTGATCGTCCATCGCGACGCGGCCTACGTCAAGGGGCGCGACGTCGCCGAGCGACTGCGCGCACTTATCCCGCGGCAGATGTTCGAGGTCATCATCCAGGCGACCATCGGTTCCAAGGTTATCGCCCGCGAGACCGTCAAGGCCATCCGGAAAAATGTCCTCGCCAAGTGCTACGGCGGCGACATCACGCGAAAGCGCAAGCTGCTCGAGAAGCAGAAAGAGGGGAAGAAGCGGATGAAGCAGGTCGGGTCCGTCGAAATACCGCAGGAAGCCTTCCTCTCCATCCTAAAGGTCAAGGACTGA
- the lepB gene encoding signal peptidase I → MKTSSPDSIFPGTIRTGSPKGKVREYVEAFAVALVIALIVRTLLLQAFRIPSSSMENTLLIGDHIFVNKFLYGYHIPFTKGRVMEFSHPKRGDIVVFVFPEDKSKDFIKRVVGTPGDTVEVRDKNVYVNGQAQVEPYTCYADGKSIDTIAPQRDNMALITVPPGKYFMMGDNRDRSYDSRFWGFVEEDALIGKALFIYFSIDLSALPHWYEVWNYPSVIRWNRIGHLLH, encoded by the coding sequence ATGAAAACGAGCTCCCCCGATAGCATCTTCCCCGGAACGATCCGCACGGGCTCCCCAAAAGGCAAGGTCCGCGAATACGTCGAAGCCTTTGCCGTCGCGCTCGTCATCGCGCTGATCGTCCGGACGCTCCTGTTGCAGGCGTTCCGGATCCCTTCGAGCTCGATGGAGAACACGCTCCTCATCGGCGACCACATCTTCGTCAACAAATTCCTCTACGGCTATCACATCCCCTTTACCAAGGGGCGCGTGATGGAGTTCAGCCATCCAAAGCGGGGAGACATCGTCGTGTTCGTCTTCCCCGAGGACAAGAGCAAGGACTTCATCAAGCGCGTCGTCGGGACGCCGGGCGACACGGTCGAAGTGCGAGACAAGAACGTCTACGTCAACGGGCAGGCGCAGGTCGAGCCCTACACCTGTTATGCCGACGGGAAATCGATCGACACCATCGCGCCCCAACGCGACAACATGGCTCTGATCACCGTTCCGCCGGGAAAATATTTCATGATGGGCGACAACCGCGATCGTTCTTACGACTCGCGCTTCTGGGGATTCGTCGAGGAGGACGCGCTCATCGGGAAGGCGCTTTTCATTTATTTCTCGATCGACCTGTCGGCACTGCCGCACTGGTACGAGGTGTGGAACTACCCTTCGGTCATCCGCTGGAACCGGATCGGACACCTTCTGCATTGA
- the pyrR gene encoding bifunctional pyr operon transcriptional regulator/uracil phosphoribosyltransferase PyrR produces MKELLDGQAMDRVLSRLTHEILERNKGADDLVLVGVCSGGVPLARCLREKIQAIEGVDVPVGSVDITLYRDDLSKTIFQPQLKRTDISFSIDGRKVVLVDDVLYTGRTIRAAMDALIDFGRPSCIQLAVLIDRGHRELPIRADFVGRNLPTSSEEMVEVDVLGEKSDWKVLLKQPIPPGKGE; encoded by the coding sequence ATGAAAGAGTTGCTTGACGGACAGGCGATGGACCGGGTTCTTTCGCGGTTGACGCACGAGATCCTCGAGCGCAACAAGGGGGCGGACGACCTGGTTCTGGTCGGCGTCTGTTCGGGCGGCGTCCCGCTGGCTCGCTGTCTCCGCGAGAAGATCCAGGCCATCGAGGGCGTCGACGTGCCGGTCGGCAGCGTCGACATCACGCTCTACCGGGACGATCTTTCGAAGACGATCTTCCAACCGCAGCTCAAGCGAACCGACATATCATTCTCGATCGATGGCCGAAAGGTCGTGCTGGTCGACGACGTCCTTTACACCGGGCGGACTATCCGCGCGGCAATGGATGCGCTGATCGATTTCGGCCGCCCGAGCTGCATCCAGCTTGCGGTGCTGATCGACCGGGGGCATCGGGAGCTTCCGATCCGGGCCGATTTCGTCGGGCGAAACCTGCCCACATCAAGCGAAGAGATGGTCGAAGTCGACGTCCTCGGGGAAAAGTCCGACTGGAAGGTGCTCCTCAAGCAACCGATTCCTCCCGGGAAAGGGGAATAG
- a CDS encoding aspartate carbamoyltransferase catalytic subunit has protein sequence MEWKRKHVLGLSDFSPEEMEFVVDTARSMEEVLTRDIKKVPALRGKTVVNLFFEASTRTRTSFEIAGKRLSADVVNFTSSSSSTTKGETLLDTARNIEAMKPSVLVVRHSASGAAQFLSRNVSCSVVNAGDGANEHPSQGLLDLYTILKAKGKIAGLKIAIVGDILHSRVVGSDLHSLGRMGADLWLCGPATMVPRSLEKTGAHVTWNMREAVKDADVVIMLRIQLERQKSPWFPSLREYSRNFGLNRAIFSLAKDDAIIMHPGPINRGVELTDELADCPQSSVLDQVASGVAVRMALLYLLAGGSHAAH, from the coding sequence ATGGAATGGAAACGGAAGCACGTACTGGGGCTTTCCGATTTCAGCCCCGAAGAGATGGAATTCGTCGTCGACACCGCGAGATCCATGGAAGAGGTGCTGACCCGCGACATCAAGAAGGTACCCGCGCTTCGCGGCAAGACCGTGGTCAATCTGTTCTTCGAGGCAAGCACCCGCACCCGCACCTCTTTCGAGATCGCCGGAAAGCGTCTTTCCGCCGACGTGGTCAATTTTACCTCGTCGTCGTCCAGCACGACCAAAGGGGAGACGCTGCTCGATACTGCGCGGAACATCGAGGCGATGAAGCCCAGCGTTTTGGTCGTCCGCCACTCGGCCTCGGGCGCGGCGCAGTTCCTTTCGAGGAACGTCTCATGCTCGGTCGTCAACGCGGGGGACGGCGCCAACGAACATCCCTCACAAGGGCTGCTCGACCTCTACACGATCCTCAAGGCCAAGGGGAAGATCGCAGGGCTCAAGATCGCGATCGTGGGCGACATCCTCCACAGCCGCGTGGTGGGATCCGACCTCCACTCACTCGGGCGGATGGGAGCCGACCTGTGGCTCTGCGGTCCCGCGACCATGGTCCCCCGATCGCTCGAGAAAACGGGGGCGCACGTCACCTGGAACATGCGCGAGGCGGTCAAGGATGCCGACGTCGTCATCATGTTGCGCATCCAGCTCGAACGCCAGAAAAGTCCCTGGTTCCCGTCGTTGAGAGAATATTCCCGCAACTTCGGGCTCAACCGGGCCATCTTTTCCCTGGCGAAGGACGACGCGATCATCATGCATCCGGGGCCCATTAACCGCGGGGTCGAGTTGACCGATGAGCTGGCCGACTGCCCGCAGTCCTCGGTACTCGACCAGGTGGCTTCCGGCGTGGCCGTCCGGATGGCGCTTCTTTATCTTCTGGCCGGAGGAAGCCATGCTGCTCATTAA
- a CDS encoding dihydroorotase encodes MLLIKGGRVIDPANGRDEIGSILVDGGSVSAFYPAGTEPSKFDGRVVDAAGKWIVPGLVDMHVHLRDPGFEWKEDIRTGTAAAIAGGFTSVACMANTSPVNDHPEVTRSILDRACESGSADVFPVAAVTHGLEGKEMVNFSELAEAGAVAFSDDGRPVENALMMRRALEYAKGFDYLILSHSEDKSLCENGAANEGDMALRLGLPGIPAEAEEVAIARDILLSKLTGARLHIQHISTKTGVWLLRMAKNQGLRVTGESAPHYFTLTDAAIDGYNTDAKMNPPLRGEEDRLAIVEGLADGTIDAIATDHAPHDAYVKRCQFIEAANGIIGLQTALPLSLALVRDGKLSPSQLVGLLSANPAAILRLDGKGTLSEGADADVTLVDPEAEWEFTAEEILSKSKNSPFLGWRLKGRAALVVRAGRVAYSNMTGVSVDV; translated from the coding sequence ATGCTGCTCATTAAAGGGGGGCGGGTCATCGATCCCGCGAACGGCCGCGACGAGATCGGCAGCATCCTGGTCGACGGCGGATCCGTTTCCGCCTTCTATCCCGCGGGCACCGAGCCGTCGAAATTTGACGGGCGGGTTGTCGACGCCGCGGGGAAATGGATCGTCCCCGGCCTCGTCGACATGCACGTCCACCTGCGCGACCCGGGATTCGAGTGGAAAGAGGACATCCGCACCGGTACAGCCGCCGCGATCGCCGGAGGCTTCACTTCGGTCGCCTGCATGGCCAACACCAGCCCGGTCAACGACCACCCCGAGGTGACCCGGAGCATCCTCGATCGGGCGTGCGAAAGCGGGTCGGCCGATGTTTTCCCCGTTGCGGCGGTCACGCACGGCCTCGAAGGCAAGGAGATGGTCAATTTCTCCGAGCTGGCCGAGGCGGGTGCCGTGGCCTTTTCCGACGACGGCAGGCCGGTCGAGAATGCGCTCATGATGCGCCGCGCGCTCGAATACGCCAAGGGATTCGACTACCTGATCCTGTCCCACAGCGAAGACAAGTCGCTCTGCGAGAACGGCGCCGCCAACGAGGGCGACATGGCGCTGCGGCTCGGGCTGCCCGGCATTCCGGCCGAGGCCGAGGAGGTCGCCATCGCGCGCGACATCCTGCTGTCCAAGCTTACCGGGGCTCGGCTGCACATCCAGCACATCAGCACCAAGACCGGCGTCTGGCTCCTCCGGATGGCCAAGAATCAGGGGCTGCGCGTGACGGGTGAGAGCGCGCCGCACTACTTCACGTTGACCGACGCGGCCATCGACGGCTACAACACCGATGCCAAGATGAATCCCCCCCTTCGGGGCGAAGAAGACCGCCTGGCCATCGTCGAGGGGCTCGCCGACGGCACGATCGACGCCATCGCGACCGACCATGCCCCGCACGACGCATACGTCAAGCGGTGCCAGTTCATCGAAGCCGCCAACGGCATCATCGGGCTCCAGACGGCGCTCCCGCTCTCGCTGGCGCTGGTGCGCGACGGGAAGCTGTCGCCGTCGCAGCTTGTGGGGCTCCTGAGCGCCAATCCCGCCGCTATTCTTCGTCTCGACGGGAAGGGCACGCTTTCCGAGGGGGCCGACGCCGACGTGACGCTGGTCGATCCGGAGGCCGAGTGGGAATTTACGGCGGAAGAGATTCTTTCGAAGTCGAAGAACAGCCCGTTCCTGGGCTGGAGGCTCAAGGGGCGCGCGGCGCTGGTGGTCAGGGCCGGGCGCGTCGCATATTCGAACATGACGGGGGTTTCGGTTGATGTCTGA
- the carA gene encoding glutamine-hydrolyzing carbamoyl-phosphate synthase small subunit — translation MSERKAILALADGTVFRGTGFGYEGMAGGEVVFNTAMSGYQEVLTDPSYKGQMVTMTYPEIGNTGINPDDVESTRPWIEGFIVREAWGTPSSWRHVESLDGYLRRYHVCGISGIDTRMLTRLLRDKGSQMAVISMTDLDEARMVAKAQSLPSIVGRDLVSEVSTDVEHHWQIGDWELDKGYLPASVYHARFGRVPKIVAIDCGIKQNILRMLVTHGFDVTVVPASTSAESILSRNFDGVFLSNGPGDPEGVPATVETVRRLVGKLPMFGICLGHQIMGLALGARTYKLKFGHHGSNQPVKDLATGKVEITSQNHNFAVDAASLGDRAKVTHLNLNDQTVEGFSVPSMRCFSVQYHPEASPGPHDSRYLFDRFYRFLLGEGTI, via the coding sequence ATGTCTGAACGCAAGGCGATTCTGGCTCTGGCCGACGGCACGGTGTTCCGCGGCACGGGCTTCGGATATGAAGGCATGGCCGGGGGCGAGGTGGTCTTCAACACCGCGATGTCGGGCTACCAGGAAGTGCTGACCGATCCGTCCTATAAAGGGCAGATGGTCACGATGACCTATCCCGAGATCGGCAACACGGGGATCAATCCCGATGACGTCGAATCCACGCGGCCCTGGATCGAGGGATTCATCGTCCGGGAAGCGTGGGGGACTCCCTCCAGCTGGCGGCACGTCGAATCACTCGACGGCTACCTGCGCCGTTACCATGTCTGCGGGATCTCTGGGATCGACACGCGCATGCTGACGCGTTTGCTCCGCGACAAGGGATCGCAGATGGCGGTCATCTCGATGACCGATCTCGACGAGGCCCGGATGGTCGCGAAGGCGCAGTCGCTGCCCTCCATCGTGGGGCGCGACCTGGTGAGCGAAGTGTCCACCGATGTCGAGCACCACTGGCAGATCGGCGACTGGGAGCTCGACAAGGGATACCTGCCGGCCTCGGTCTATCACGCCCGATTCGGCCGCGTGCCCAAGATCGTCGCGATCGACTGCGGCATCAAGCAGAACATCCTCCGGATGCTCGTGACGCACGGGTTCGACGTCACCGTGGTTCCCGCCTCGACCTCCGCCGAATCGATCCTTTCCCGCAATTTCGATGGCGTTTTCCTGTCCAACGGGCCCGGCGATCCCGAAGGGGTGCCGGCCACGGTCGAGACCGTCCGCAGGCTGGTGGGCAAGCTGCCGATGTTCGGAATCTGCCTCGGCCACCAGATCATGGGACTCGCGCTCGGCGCCCGCACCTACAAACTCAAGTTCGGCCATCACGGCAGCAACCAGCCGGTCAAGGACCTGGCCACGGGCAAGGTCGAGATCACGAGCCAGAACCACAACTTCGCGGTAGACGCGGCCTCGCTGGGCGATCGCGCCAAGGTCACGCACCTCAACCTCAACGACCAGACGGTCGAAGGGTTCTCGGTCCCTTCGATGCGCTGCTTCTCGGTGCAGTATCATCCGGAAGCGTCTCCCGGGCCGCACGATTCGCGCTACCTGTTCGACCGCTTCTACCGGTTCCTGCTGGGCGAGGGAACGATCTGA
- a CDS encoding radical SAM protein codes for MLTAMELWERHRRARLSYSACDLCPRECGVDRTQGAEGFCRQGALAKVAAVSIHHGEEPPISGRGGSGTVFYSGCNMGCLFCQNFPISQLGAGRETTVGELGDRLLGLQRKGAHNVNFVTPTPHVPHLIGAVAHARDNGFGLPVVYNTNGYDSLRGLALLDGVVDIYLPDVKYRSEALAAEASGTGDYAVHNEAAVREMVRQVGMLETGPEGIATRGVLIRHLVLPGRIEETESVLAFIREAFGPDMPLSLMGQYFPAWKAHERAGYNRKLTEAEYEQAVGFAERLEMINVFIQEL; via the coding sequence GTGTTGACGGCGATGGAACTTTGGGAACGGCACCGCCGCGCAAGGTTGTCGTATTCGGCGTGCGACCTTTGTCCCCGCGAATGCGGGGTCGACCGCACCCAAGGCGCGGAAGGTTTCTGCCGGCAGGGCGCGCTGGCGAAGGTCGCCGCGGTTTCGATCCATCACGGCGAGGAGCCTCCGATCTCCGGACGCGGCGGGTCGGGAACGGTCTTTTACAGCGGCTGCAACATGGGCTGCCTCTTTTGCCAGAACTTTCCGATCAGCCAACTCGGCGCCGGGCGGGAGACGACGGTGGGAGAGCTCGGCGACCGTCTTTTGGGACTTCAGCGGAAAGGGGCGCACAACGTCAACTTCGTGACCCCGACGCCCCATGTGCCGCACCTGATCGGCGCCGTGGCGCATGCGCGCGACAACGGATTCGGGCTGCCGGTGGTCTACAACACCAACGGCTACGATTCGCTCAGAGGGCTGGCGCTGCTCGACGGGGTAGTCGACATCTACCTGCCCGATGTCAAGTACCGGTCAGAAGCGCTGGCCGCAGAGGCGTCAGGCACCGGCGATTACGCGGTCCACAACGAGGCGGCCGTCCGTGAGATGGTTCGCCAGGTGGGGATGCTCGAAACCGGGCCCGAAGGCATCGCGACCCGCGGGGTGCTCATCCGTCACCTCGTCCTGCCGGGCCGGATCGAGGAAACCGAATCGGTGCTCGCGTTCATTCGCGAGGCGTTCGGTCCCGATATGCCGCTGTCGCTGATGGGACAATATTTCCCGGCCTGGAAGGCGCACGAGCGCGCCGGCTACAACCGGAAGCTGACCGAAGCGGAATACGAACAGGCCGTCGGCTTCGCCGAACGGCTCGAAATGATCAACGTCTTCATACAGGAGCTCTAG